The following coding sequences are from one Paracoccus alcaliphilus window:
- a CDS encoding DUF883 family protein produces MAKIEKTAEDMKKDVRDAAEETAEDLRSGARKVADDVRETARRVADNAPVERLKERGAELADSVRETGREYAERAREAGEEYAGRARAQAEHLYEEGQRRAHEVAGYAEERYDEVSEMVRRHPAQALGIAAGVGFLVGLILARR; encoded by the coding sequence ATGGCAAAGATCGAAAAAACCGCCGAAGACATGAAAAAAGACGTCCGGGACGCCGCCGAGGAAACGGCCGAGGATCTGCGCAGCGGTGCCCGCAAGGTGGCCGATGATGTGCGCGAAACCGCGCGGCGGGTCGCCGACAATGCCCCGGTCGAACGGCTGAAGGAACGCGGCGCCGAACTGGCCGATTCCGTGCGCGAAACCGGCCGCGAATATGCCGAACGCGCGCGTGAGGCGGGCGAGGAATATGCCGGGCGCGCCCGCGCGCAGGCCGAGCATCTGTATGAGGAAGGCCAGCGCCGCGCCCATGAAGTCGCCGGTTATGCCGAGGAACGCTATGACGAGGTGTCCGAGATGGTGCGCCGCCATCCGGCGCAGGCCTTGGGCATCGCGGCGGGCGTGGGCTTTCTTGTCGGCCTGATTCTGGCGCGTCGCTGA
- the rpmG gene encoding 50S ribosomal protein L33 produces the protein MAKPTTIKIRLNSTAGTGHFYVTKKNARTMTEKMTVNKYDPVVRKHVEYKEGKIK, from the coding sequence ATGGCGAAGCCGACGACGATCAAGATCCGTCTGAACTCGACGGCCGGAACCGGGCATTTCTATGTCACCAAGAAAAACGCCCGCACGATGACCGAGAAGATGACGGTCAACAAATACGATCCGGTCGTGCGCAAGCATGTCGAATACAAGGAAGGCAAGATCAAGTAA
- a CDS encoding SCP2 sterol-binding domain-containing protein, giving the protein MSDVVNAAVTKLQEKLGSFSSTAKFVIEDEGAIMIDSDGVRAGDEDAEVTLTASRETFEGILDGSVNPTMAFMSGKLKLDGSMGVAMQLGQALS; this is encoded by the coding sequence ATGAGCGATGTTGTGAACGCGGCGGTCACGAAACTTCAGGAAAAGCTGGGCAGTTTCTCGTCCACGGCGAAGTTCGTGATCGAGGATGAGGGGGCGATCATGATCGATTCCGACGGCGTGCGCGCCGGAGACGAGGACGCCGAGGTCACCCTGACCGCCAGCCGCGAGACCTTCGAGGGCATCCTGGACGGCAGCGTCAACCCGACCATGGCCTTCATGAGCGGCAAGCTCAAGCTGGACGGCTCGATGGGGGTCGCCATGCAGCTGGGTCAGGCACTGAGCTGA
- a CDS encoding helicase-related protein, with amino-acid sequence MLSKGRVTAVLGPTNTGKTHYAIERMLAHRTGVIGLPLRLLAREVYDRIVKMRGPSVVALVTGEERIVPERVQYWVATTEAMPDIAPDFVAIDEIQLCADPERGHVFTDRLLHMRGLHETLFLGSDTMRPAIAALVPDVQFQRRERFSTLTWSGSKKLSRMPARSAIVGFSVDDVYAMAELIRRQKGGCAVVMGALSPRTRNAQVAMYQAGEVDYLVATDAIGMGLNLDIRHVAFSATHKFDGRRVRELFPHEIGQIAGRAGRHTEAGTFGVTGDARILDEGLIDAIENHRFAPIQRLVWRNAALEFGTTERLVSSLEAPSGHELLGRGREADDLAALKTLRDLPEIRDRVQGGRDVRLLWDVCRVPDFRGISASEHAGLLARIFGFLQEGAIPSDWLARAVQRIDRTHGDIDALSKRLAYIRTWTYVAQRTGWVQDESHWRGETRAVEDRLSDALHAALTQRFVDRRTSVLLRRLNQKESLVAEVNDKGEVTVEGEFAGRLEGFRFRPDQTATADEARMLNRAGYEALRPEFHLRADRFYNAPDTELDFTEQGGLMWGDAAIGKLVKGSDALHPGIEVFVDDEAGSDIAEKVRRRLQHFIDRKVAALFEPLLAMQKDDGLTGLARGFAFRLVEALGILPREGVANEVKELDQEMRGLLRKHGVRFGQFTIFLPALLKPAPTRLRLVLWSLAEGLDEFPESPPPGLVTIPHIPEVPQGYYTLSGYHPAGDRAIRIDMLERLADLLRTQDTRGGFEANPDMLSITGMTLEQFAALMQGLGYAAEKGERAKVKTAEAPVAEPAPEAEPSDAPLTEEESVLAAETRAKWETEQAEKRRIEAEAAAAEAAETPEQATEPTGDEAAADAAEDAPETEVFYTFRWAPRPRGGNRRPQQAQGQEAGQGRRQGGQPRGERAERRSGETGGDRAARDGGKPRGKGGPKKGPKGAPKPKTFSSRPERPERRIDPDSPFAILATLKDKK; translated from the coding sequence ATGCTTTCAAAGGGCCGGGTCACGGCCGTGCTTGGGCCGACCAATACCGGCAAGACGCATTATGCCATCGAACGCATGCTGGCCCATCGGACCGGTGTGATCGGCCTGCCGCTGCGTCTGCTGGCCCGAGAGGTCTATGACCGCATCGTCAAAATGCGTGGCCCTTCGGTCGTGGCGCTGGTCACGGGCGAGGAGCGCATCGTGCCCGAGCGGGTGCAATACTGGGTCGCCACCACCGAGGCCATGCCCGACATCGCCCCCGATTTCGTCGCCATAGACGAGATCCAGCTTTGCGCCGACCCGGAACGCGGCCATGTCTTTACCGACCGCCTGCTGCATATGCGCGGTCTGCACGAGACGCTGTTTCTGGGCAGCGACACCATGCGCCCGGCCATCGCCGCGCTGGTGCCCGATGTGCAGTTCCAGCGGCGCGAACGGTTTTCGACGCTGACATGGTCGGGCTCGAAAAAGCTGTCGCGGATGCCGGCACGCTCGGCCATCGTGGGGTTTTCCGTCGATGACGTCTATGCGATGGCCGAGCTGATCCGGCGGCAAAAGGGCGGCTGCGCGGTGGTGATGGGGGCGCTGTCGCCCCGCACCCGCAATGCGCAGGTCGCCATGTATCAGGCCGGAGAGGTCGATTATCTGGTCGCCACCGACGCCATCGGCATGGGGCTGAACCTCGATATCCGCCATGTCGCCTTTTCTGCCACGCATAAATTCGACGGCCGCCGGGTGCGCGAGTTGTTCCCGCACGAGATCGGCCAGATCGCCGGGCGCGCCGGGCGCCATACCGAGGCGGGCACATTCGGCGTCACCGGCGATGCGCGCATTCTTGACGAAGGGCTGATCGACGCCATCGAGAATCACCGCTTTGCGCCGATCCAGCGGTTGGTCTGGCGTAACGCGGCGCTGGAATTCGGCACCACCGAGCGGCTGGTCTCCAGTCTTGAGGCGCCTTCGGGCCATGAATTGCTGGGCCGGGGGCGCGAGGCCGACGATCTGGCTGCGCTGAAGACGCTGCGCGACCTGCCCGAGATCCGCGACCGGGTGCAGGGCGGGCGCGATGTCCGGCTGCTTTGGGACGTTTGCCGGGTGCCCGATTTTCGTGGTATTTCTGCCAGTGAACATGCCGGGCTGCTGGCGCGGATCTTCGGTTTCCTGCAAGAGGGCGCGATTCCTTCGGACTGGCTGGCCCGCGCCGTTCAGCGTATCGACCGCACCCATGGCGATATCGACGCGCTGTCAAAACGGCTCGCCTATATCCGCACCTGGACCTATGTTGCGCAAAGAACCGGCTGGGTGCAGGACGAAAGCCATTGGCGCGGGGAAACTCGCGCTGTAGAAGACCGTTTGTCAGACGCGCTGCATGCGGCGCTGACCCAACGTTTCGTGGACCGGCGCACCTCGGTATTGTTGCGCCGGCTCAATCAGAAGGAGAGCCTTGTGGCCGAAGTGAATGACAAGGGCGAAGTGACGGTCGAGGGTGAATTCGCCGGCCGTCTTGAAGGGTTCCGGTTTCGCCCCGACCAGACCGCGACGGCGGACGAGGCCAGGATGCTGAACCGCGCCGGATACGAGGCGCTGCGTCCCGAATTCCATCTGCGCGCGGACCGTTTCTATAACGCCCCCGATACCGAGCTGGATTTCACCGAACAGGGTGGGCTGATGTGGGGCGACGCCGCCATCGGCAAGCTGGTCAAGGGCAGCGACGCGCTGCATCCCGGTATCGAGGTTTTCGTCGATGACGAGGCCGGTTCCGATATCGCCGAGAAAGTCCGCCGCCGTTTGCAGCATTTCATCGACCGCAAGGTGGCGGCGTTGTTCGAGCCTTTGCTGGCGATGCAGAAGGATGACGGACTGACCGGGCTGGCGCGAGGCTTTGCCTTCCGTCTGGTCGAGGCTTTGGGCATCCTGCCGCGCGAAGGCGTGGCGAATGAGGTCAAGGAACTGGATCAGGAGATGCGCGGGTTGCTGCGCAAGCACGGTGTGCGCTTTGGCCAGTTCACCATTTTCCTGCCCGCGCTGCTGAAGCCCGCGCCGACCCGGCTGCGGCTGGTGCTGTGGTCGCTGGCCGAGGGGCTGGACGAATTCCCCGAAAGCCCGCCCCCCGGTCTGGTCACCATCCCGCATATCCCCGAGGTGCCGCAGGGCTATTACACGCTGTCGGGCTATCACCCCGCAGGTGACCGTGCGATCCGCATCGACATGCTGGAACGGCTGGCCGACCTTCTGCGTACGCAGGATACGCGCGGTGGATTCGAGGCCAATCCCGACATGCTGTCGATCACCGGCATGACGCTGGAGCAATTCGCGGCACTGATGCAGGGTCTGGGCTATGCCGCCGAAAAGGGCGAGCGGGCGAAGGTCAAGACGGCCGAGGCCCCCGTGGCCGAACCCGCACCCGAGGCCGAGCCCTCGGACGCGCCGCTGACCGAAGAGGAAAGCGTTCTGGCCGCCGAAACCCGCGCCAAATGGGAAACGGAGCAGGCCGAGAAACGCCGGATCGAGGCAGAGGCCGCCGCCGCCGAGGCCGCGGAGACGCCTGAACAGGCAACCGAGCCGACCGGCGACGAAGCGGCAGCGGATGCGGCCGAAGACGCGCCCGAGACCGAGGTGTTCTATACCTTCCGCTGGGCGCCGCGTCCGCGCGGAGGCAATCGCCGCCCGCAGCAGGCCCAGGGGCAAGAAGCCGGACAGGGCCGCCGTCAAGGTGGTCAGCCGCGCGGCGAGCGTGCCGAGCGCCGTTCTGGTGAAACTGGCGGCGACCGTGCCGCCCGCGATGGCGGCAAGCCACGCGGCAAGGGCGGGCCGAAAAAGGGGCCCAAAGGCGCACCCAAGCCCAAGACCTTCTCGTCGCGACCCGAACGCCCGGAACGCCGGATCGACCCGGACAGCCCCTTCGCCATCCTCGCGACGCTCAAAGACAAGAAGTGA
- a CDS encoding Hint domain-containing protein: MPINFLLPIIPIDAFTFTGGDAAPETYWQDGQGDSWDDNGTPPTFSFAPGSMVPASVYSEREILSDDPTWGQHLEEGITLDGVTWPAGHTIELEYSFRVTDENGTEFRVNAISINAPGQQTDTIVGFTFEAIAPEGYEGKFFDLQQFPNAGSELTYVPGSAVDRQKMMPHDQNNLPCFTRGTMILTDAGLRAIEDLAEGDLVMTRDNGLQPVRWIGSVGVSADRLAAEPTLRPIRIAAGALGASTPAQDLLVSPQHRVLVRSRIAQRMFGTSEVLVAAKQLLTIEGVDIADAADGVEYFHMLFDRHEVVFSNGAETESLYTGAEALKAVGSAAKEEIFALFPELRDSDVAPQAARILASGRQGRKLAMRHLQNSRALVN; this comes from the coding sequence ATGCCCATCAATTTCCTTTTGCCGATCATTCCGATCGATGCGTTTACCTTTACCGGCGGCGATGCAGCGCCCGAAACTTACTGGCAGGACGGCCAGGGCGACAGCTGGGATGATAACGGCACACCGCCCACCTTCAGCTTTGCCCCCGGCAGCATGGTGCCGGCGAGTGTCTACTCGGAAAGAGAAATCCTTTCGGATGACCCCACTTGGGGTCAGCATCTGGAGGAGGGGATCACGCTGGATGGCGTGACTTGGCCCGCCGGTCATACCATTGAGCTTGAATATTCGTTCCGCGTCACCGACGAGAACGGAACAGAGTTCCGGGTCAACGCGATCAGCATCAATGCGCCCGGGCAGCAGACCGACACCATCGTCGGCTTCACCTTCGAGGCCATCGCTCCTGAAGGTTATGAAGGCAAATTTTTCGACCTGCAGCAGTTCCCGAATGCGGGTTCGGAACTGACCTATGTGCCGGGCAGCGCGGTTGATCGCCAGAAGATGATGCCGCACGATCAGAACAACCTGCCCTGCTTTACCCGCGGCACCATGATCCTGACCGATGCGGGGTTGCGGGCCATCGAGGATCTGGCCGAAGGCGATCTGGTCATGACCCGCGACAACGGCTTGCAGCCGGTGCGCTGGATCGGCTCGGTCGGGGTTTCGGCCGACCGTCTGGCGGCGGAACCGACGCTGCGTCCGATCCGCATTGCCGCAGGGGCGCTTGGTGCCTCGACTCCGGCGCAGGATCTGCTGGTCTCGCCGCAGCACCGGGTTCTGGTGCGGTCGCGGATCGCGCAGCGCATGTTCGGCACCAGCGAGGTTCTGGTGGCGGCCAAGCAATTGCTGACCATCGAGGGCGTGGACATTGCAGATGCGGCGGATGGCGTGGAATATTTCCACATGCTGTTCGACCGGCACGAGGTGGTGTTCTCGAACGGCGCCGAGACGGAATCGCTCTATACCGGTGCCGAGGCGCTGAAGGCGGTCGGGTCGGCAGCCAAGGAAGAAATCTTCGCCCTGTTCCCCGAGTTGCGCGACAGCGATGTCGCGCCGCAGGCTGCGCGTATTCTGGCGTCGGGCCGTCAGGGCCGCAAGCTGGCCATGCGCCATCTGCAAAACAGCCGCGCTTTGGTCAACTGA
- a CDS encoding RNA-binding S4 domain-containing protein — protein sequence MSEGGQRLDKWLFFARFFKSRGLATARIEAGGIRINGQPCRKPGRSLHVGDEVTISAHGHVRAMRVLALGTRRGPATEAQCLYLEHTDGLIDPDEGTR from the coding sequence GTGAGCGAGGGCGGCCAGCGTCTGGACAAATGGCTGTTTTTCGCGCGGTTCTTCAAGTCGCGCGGACTGGCCACAGCCCGGATCGAGGCCGGCGGAATCCGCATCAATGGCCAGCCCTGCCGCAAGCCGGGCCGGTCGCTGCATGTCGGCGACGAGGTGACGATTTCAGCGCATGGCCATGTGCGCGCCATGCGCGTTCTGGCCCTTGGCACCCGCCGGGGACCCGCGACTGAGGCACAATGTCTCTATCTTGAACATACGGATGGGTTGATTGATCCGGATGAAGGGACTAGGTGA
- a CDS encoding tetratricopeptide repeat protein yields MSIALCLNLAVLTTAYAQDGDAIDEMFSKLAAPEGEGWRIAETDILREWSKSGSAAMDMLLQRGEGALDIGDPESAIGHLTALTDHAPDFAAGWQARAAAFAMLGQTGPAIEDLRRALQLEPRHFVALTQLGALLEEMGDTHRALAAYRASLKIHPYQQEALDAVARLERETSGTRI; encoded by the coding sequence TTGTCGATTGCACTTTGCCTGAACCTTGCGGTGCTGACCACTGCCTATGCGCAGGATGGCGACGCAATTGACGAAATGTTCAGCAAGCTGGCCGCGCCCGAGGGCGAGGGCTGGCGCATCGCGGAAACCGACATTCTGCGCGAATGGTCGAAATCGGGTTCCGCCGCGATGGACATGCTGCTGCAACGGGGCGAGGGCGCGCTGGATATCGGCGATCCCGAAAGCGCCATCGGTCATCTGACCGCGCTGACCGATCACGCGCCGGATTTCGCGGCGGGCTGGCAGGCGCGGGCGGCGGCCTTTGCGATGCTGGGCCAGACCGGCCCCGCCATCGAGGATCTGCGCCGCGCGCTGCAACTGGAACCGCGGCATTTCGTCGCCCTGACGCAACTGGGCGCGCTGCTGGAAGAGATGGGCGATACCCATCGTGCGCTGGCGGCCTATCGCGCCAGCCTGAAGATCCATCCTTACCAGCAAGAGGCGCTTGATGCCGTCGCCCGGCTGGAACGCGAAACGTCGGGCACCCGGATCTGA
- the fdxA gene encoding ferredoxin FdxA → MTYVVTDNCIMCKYTDCVEVCPVDCFYEGENTLVIHPDECIDCGVCEPECPADAIRPDTEPAMDEWVEFNRKYSEIWPVITQKKDPLPTATELDGVEGKLDKYFSEAPGEGD, encoded by the coding sequence ATGACCTACGTGGTGACCGATAACTGCATAATGTGCAAATATACCGACTGCGTGGAAGTCTGTCCGGTGGACTGCTTCTATGAAGGCGAAAACACGCTGGTGATCCATCCCGACGAATGCATCGATTGCGGGGTGTGCGAACCCGAATGCCCGGCCGATGCCATCCGCCCCGATACCGAGCCGGCTATGGACGAATGGGTCGAGTTCAACCGCAAATACTCCGAAATCTGGCCGGTCATCACCCAGAAGAAGGACCCGCTGCCCACCGCCACCGAACTGGACGGGGTCGAGGGCAAGCTGGACAAATACTTCTCGGAGGCCCCGGGCGAGGGCGATTGA
- a CDS encoding alpha/beta fold hydrolase: protein MEPAPFRQFPDDSREPASAFWVRADDGLRLRLALWRGGDAPHGTVLLFPGRTEYVEKYATLAHDLNAAGFAVLTLDWRGQGLSERLQDDPLPGHVGEFADYQRDVIEMIVAGTDLDLPRPWHLLAHSMGGSIGLAALHAGLPVERAVFSAPMWGIQLGRLPTWFVRAITQLADRAGRGGRIAPQKGGARSYVLDDSFNANLLTHDVDNWTRMVREAATWPELTIAGASFGWVFHAIAECRRLSDLPPPDLPTLIAMGQEERIVSPGAIRQMADRWPSARLMEVAGARHELMMEIPPLRQAFLESAIDHFLSGS, encoded by the coding sequence GTGGAACCCGCCCCCTTCCGTCAGTTTCCCGATGATTCGCGCGAACCGGCCTCTGCCTTCTGGGTCAGGGCCGATGACGGGCTGCGGCTGCGGCTGGCACTGTGGCGGGGCGGCGATGCCCCCCACGGCACCGTTCTGTTGTTTCCCGGCCGCACCGAATATGTCGAGAAATACGCCACCCTTGCCCATGATCTGAATGCGGCGGGTTTCGCCGTGCTGACGCTGGACTGGCGCGGTCAGGGATTGTCAGAGCGGTTGCAGGACGATCCGCTGCCCGGCCATGTCGGGGAATTCGCGGATTACCAGCGCGACGTGATCGAAATGATCGTGGCGGGGACCGATCTGGACCTGCCGCGTCCCTGGCATCTGCTGGCGCATTCCATGGGCGGCTCGATCGGGTTGGCCGCGCTGCATGCCGGGCTGCCGGTCGAACGGGCGGTGTTTTCCGCCCCGATGTGGGGGATTCAGCTGGGACGGCTGCCCACATGGTTCGTGCGCGCCATCACACAGCTGGCCGACCGGGCAGGCCGTGGCGGTCGGATCGCACCGCAAAAGGGCGGCGCGCGCAGCTATGTGCTGGATGATTCCTTCAACGCCAATCTGCTGACCCATGATGTCGATAACTGGACCCGCATGGTGCGCGAGGCCGCGACATGGCCGGAACTGACCATCGCCGGCGCCAGCTTTGGCTGGGTGTTCCACGCCATCGCCGAATGCCGCCGCCTGTCGGACCTGCCGCCGCCCGACCTGCCCACGCTGATCGCGATGGGCCAAGAGGAACGGATCGTTTCGCCCGGAGCCATCCGGCAGATGGCGGATCGCTGGCCCAGTGCCCGGCTGATGGAAGTGGCAGGCGCCCGGCACGAGTTGATGATGGAAATCCCGCCGCTGAGGCAGGCATTTCTGGAATCCGCCATCGACCATTTCCTGTCCGGCAGCTAG